In Streptomyces sp. NBC_01426, one genomic interval encodes:
- a CDS encoding aspartate aminotransferase family protein → MGNPITVSQDLSKTAYDHLWMHFTRMSSYENAPVPTIVRGEGTYIWDDKGKRYLDGLAGLFVVNAGHGRKELAEVAYKQAQELAFFPIWSYAHPKAVELAERLAHYAPGDLNKVFFTTGGGEAVETAWKLAKQYFKLQGKHTKYKVISRAVAYHGTPQGALSITGLPALKAPFEPLVPGAHKVPNTNIYRAPIFGDDPEAYGRWCADQIEQEILFEGADTVAAVFLEPVQNAGGCFPPPPGYFQRVREICDEYDVLLVSDETICAFGRLGTMFACDKFDYVPDMITCAKGMTSGYSPIGACIISDRLAEPFYKGDNTFLHGYTFGGHPVSSAVALANLDIFDKEGLNQHVLDNEGAFFSTLKKLHDLPIVGDVRGNGYFYGIELVKDKVTKESFTDEETERVLYGFLSKALFENGLYCRADDRGDPVIQLAPPLIADQGTFDEIEGILRSVLTEAWTKL, encoded by the coding sequence GTGGGGAACCCGATAACCGTGAGCCAGGACCTCTCCAAGACCGCGTACGACCACCTGTGGATGCACTTCACCCGCATGTCGTCCTACGAGAACGCCCCCGTCCCCACCATCGTCCGGGGCGAGGGCACCTACATCTGGGACGACAAGGGCAAGCGCTACCTCGACGGTCTCGCCGGACTGTTCGTGGTCAACGCCGGTCACGGCCGCAAGGAACTGGCCGAGGTCGCCTACAAGCAGGCGCAGGAACTCGCGTTCTTCCCCATCTGGTCGTACGCGCACCCCAAGGCCGTCGAGCTCGCCGAGCGTCTCGCCCACTACGCCCCCGGTGACCTGAACAAGGTCTTCTTCACCACCGGTGGCGGCGAGGCCGTCGAGACCGCCTGGAAGCTGGCCAAGCAGTACTTCAAGCTCCAGGGCAAGCACACCAAGTACAAGGTGATCTCCCGCGCGGTGGCCTACCACGGCACCCCGCAGGGCGCCCTGTCCATCACCGGTCTGCCGGCCCTGAAGGCCCCCTTCGAGCCGCTGGTCCCCGGCGCGCACAAGGTGCCGAACACCAACATCTACCGCGCCCCGATCTTCGGCGACGACCCGGAGGCCTACGGCCGCTGGTGCGCCGACCAGATCGAGCAGGAGATCCTGTTCGAGGGCGCCGACACCGTCGCCGCCGTGTTCCTGGAGCCGGTGCAGAACGCCGGTGGCTGCTTCCCGCCGCCGCCCGGGTACTTCCAGCGGGTCCGCGAGATCTGCGACGAGTACGACGTCCTGCTCGTCTCCGACGAGACGATCTGTGCGTTCGGCCGCCTCGGCACGATGTTCGCCTGTGACAAGTTCGACTACGTGCCGGACATGATCACCTGCGCCAAGGGCATGACCTCGGGCTACTCCCCGATCGGTGCCTGCATCATCTCGGACCGCCTCGCGGAGCCCTTCTACAAGGGTGACAACACCTTCCTGCACGGCTACACCTTCGGCGGCCACCCGGTCTCCTCGGCGGTCGCGCTGGCCAACCTCGACATCTTCGACAAGGAAGGCCTCAACCAGCACGTGCTGGACAACGAGGGCGCCTTCTTCTCGACGCTGAAGAAGCTGCACGACCTGCCGATCGTCGGCGACGTCCGCGGCAACGGCTACTTCTACGGCATCGAGCTCGTCAAGGACAAGGTCACGAAGGAGTCCTTCACGGACGAGGAGACGGAGCGCGTGCTCTACGGCTTCCTCTCCAAGGCGCTCTTCGAGAACGGCCTGTACTGCCGCGCCGACGACCGTGGCGACCCGGTCATCCAGCTGGCCCCGCCGCTGATCGCGGACCAGGGCACCTTCGACGAGATCGAGGGCATCCTGCGCTCGGTACTCACGGAGGCGTGGACCAAGCTGTAG
- a CDS encoding ABC transporter ATP-binding protein — translation MVAPADNDVLWARSLHYSHSGSPGLIGVSVGVRQGEILAVTGPRGSGKTTLLRCLVGQLVPEQGEVWFNSVPVHTMGAALRERLRRDRFGWIGPEPGLLPELRVWENAALPLLLAGTPHRAAKSAACEWLDRLDIGGFARKRPGALTRAESQRVALARALVNEPTVIFADEPTASLHRTERALLLRTLTTAARSHEISVLLATHDEEIATVADRRIELLDGRPAAVAAAAGPLTTEDQAACSLSA, via the coding sequence ATGGTGGCTCCGGCAGACAATGATGTGCTCTGGGCGCGGTCCCTGCACTACTCCCACAGCGGTTCACCAGGCCTCATCGGCGTCTCCGTCGGCGTACGCCAAGGTGAGATCCTGGCCGTGACCGGCCCCCGCGGAAGCGGCAAGACCACCCTGCTGCGCTGTCTCGTCGGACAGCTGGTGCCGGAACAGGGCGAGGTCTGGTTCAACAGCGTCCCCGTGCACACCATGGGAGCCGCGCTCCGCGAACGGCTGCGCCGCGACCGGTTCGGCTGGATCGGCCCCGAGCCCGGATTGCTGCCCGAACTCAGGGTGTGGGAGAACGCCGCGCTGCCGCTGCTCCTCGCCGGCACCCCGCACCGCGCCGCCAAGAGCGCCGCGTGCGAATGGCTGGACCGCCTCGACATCGGCGGCTTCGCCCGCAAGCGCCCCGGCGCCCTCACCCGGGCCGAGTCACAGCGCGTCGCCCTCGCCCGAGCCCTGGTCAACGAGCCCACGGTGATCTTCGCCGACGAGCCGACGGCCTCCCTGCACCGCACCGAACGCGCCCTGCTCCTGCGCACCCTGACCACGGCGGCGCGCTCGCACGAGATCTCCGTGCTGCTCGCCACCCACGACGAGGAGATCGCCACCGTCGCCGACCGACGGATCGAACTGCTCGACGGACGCCCGGCCGCGGTCGCCGCCGCAGCCGGCCCGCTCACCACGGAGGACCAGGCCGCGTGCTCGCTCTCCGCCTAG
- a CDS encoding LOG family protein: MVNPDIEIETLAEFDQVAARGSLSGYRVQSVNLLERTFALLSADTSAAVFLGCAMEPDASAKVRADGALVFPPVPDLPFNPYRGLLYTADELFTGLREGYEATPDAQAYAWFQEIKADGDIYASMLRSIHDDAVSDALDEHLAGARVVGVMGGHAMARGGTDYLGAAELGRTLTRSGLTVATGGGPGAMEAANLGAYLAPAPDDALPEALEMLAKAPSFTPSVSDWARAAFAVRERWPDGGDSVGIPTWFYGHEPPNPFAGHIAKYFANATREDGLLARSTAGVVFLPGAAGTVQEIFDNATPNHYESRGEPTPMVLVDRAHWTEHLPAWPLLQALARGRSMESRIALVDSVDEVPATLASMR, from the coding sequence ATGGTCAACCCAGACATCGAGATCGAGACGCTCGCCGAATTCGACCAGGTCGCCGCTCGGGGTTCCCTGAGCGGCTACCGGGTCCAGTCGGTCAACCTGCTGGAGCGGACGTTCGCGCTGCTGTCGGCCGACACCTCGGCCGCCGTGTTCCTCGGCTGTGCCATGGAGCCCGACGCCTCCGCGAAGGTCCGCGCCGACGGCGCCCTGGTCTTCCCGCCGGTGCCGGACCTGCCGTTCAACCCCTACCGGGGTCTGCTCTACACCGCGGACGAGCTGTTCACCGGCCTGCGGGAGGGCTACGAGGCCACCCCTGACGCCCAGGCGTACGCCTGGTTCCAGGAGATCAAGGCCGACGGCGACATCTACGCCTCGATGCTGCGTTCCATCCACGACGACGCCGTCTCCGACGCCCTGGACGAGCACCTCGCCGGTGCCCGGGTGGTGGGAGTGATGGGCGGCCACGCCATGGCCCGCGGCGGTACGGACTACCTCGGCGCGGCGGAGCTCGGCCGGACCCTGACCCGGTCCGGGCTGACCGTGGCCACCGGCGGCGGCCCGGGCGCGATGGAGGCCGCCAACCTCGGCGCCTACCTGGCCCCCGCCCCCGACGACGCGCTGCCCGAGGCGCTGGAGATGCTGGCCAAGGCCCCTTCCTTCACGCCGTCCGTGTCCGACTGGGCGAGAGCGGCCTTCGCCGTGCGGGAACGCTGGCCCGACGGCGGCGACTCGGTGGGGATCCCGACCTGGTTCTACGGGCACGAGCCGCCGAACCCCTTCGCCGGCCACATCGCCAAGTACTTCGCGAACGCCACCCGCGAGGACGGACTGCTGGCGCGGTCCACCGCGGGCGTGGTCTTCCTCCCGGGCGCCGCGGGGACCGTCCAGGAGATCTTCGACAACGCCACGCCGAACCACTACGAGTCGCGCGGCGAACCGACCCCGATGGTCCTGGTCGACCGCGCCCACTGGACGGAGCACCTGCCGGCCTGGCCGCTGCTCCAGGCGCTGGCCCGCGGCCGGTCGATGGAGTCGAGGATCGCCCTGGTGGACTCGGTGGACGAGGTCCCGGCGACACTCGCTTCGATGCGCTGA
- a CDS encoding DMT family transporter, giving the protein MLIGLLTAIAASICYGTGSVLQAVGSRRAARMSPAAAGVTAHGGPNLSSTAKAAMTWEFIVGTILDFVGFGLGALAARLLPLFLSQTVISANLVITAVLSVKMLGIRLTRKEWTSIGVVCAALVLLATAAGHEGGHHAPMSTHWWLLAITLLIIVGGTVAVRFLGGRAAILAGLLSGLAFGALGVGVRILNGVEPFGLGALLSDPALYAILVAGIGGMYLHTVALQIGSVNGATAALVVGETVLPGAIGVLLLGDASRPGLAWLAVLGFVLAVTGAVAVAWYGNHDGAEAPAESPDPVPVA; this is encoded by the coding sequence GTGCTCATAGGCCTGCTGACCGCGATCGCGGCGTCCATCTGCTACGGCACGGGATCCGTCCTGCAAGCCGTCGGCTCGCGCCGGGCGGCCCGGATGTCCCCGGCCGCGGCCGGGGTGACCGCGCACGGCGGACCGAACCTGTCCTCGACCGCGAAGGCGGCGATGACCTGGGAGTTCATCGTCGGCACGATCCTGGACTTCGTGGGCTTCGGCCTGGGCGCGCTCGCGGCGCGTCTCCTCCCGCTGTTCCTCTCCCAGACCGTGATCAGCGCCAACCTCGTGATCACCGCCGTGCTCAGCGTGAAGATGCTGGGTATCCGGCTCACCCGCAAGGAGTGGACCTCCATCGGGGTCGTCTGCGCGGCGCTCGTGCTGCTGGCGACGGCCGCGGGGCACGAGGGCGGCCATCACGCGCCGATGTCCACGCACTGGTGGCTGCTCGCGATCACCCTGCTGATCATCGTGGGCGGCACGGTGGCGGTCCGGTTCCTCGGCGGCCGGGCCGCGATCCTGGCCGGTCTGCTGTCCGGCCTGGCCTTCGGCGCGCTGGGGGTGGGCGTCCGCATCCTGAACGGCGTCGAGCCGTTCGGCCTGGGCGCCCTGCTGTCCGACCCCGCCCTCTACGCCATCCTCGTGGCGGGCATCGGCGGCATGTACCTGCACACGGTGGCCCTCCAGATCGGTTCCGTGAACGGGGCCACGGCCGCCCTGGTGGTGGGCGAGACGGTGCTCCCGGGCGCCATCGGCGTCCTCCTGCTGGGCGACGCCTCCCGCCCCGGTCTGGCCTGGCTGGCGGTCCTGGGCTTCGTCCTCGCGGTGACGGGCGCCGTGGCGGTGGCCTGGTACGGCAATCACGACGGCGCCGAGGCTCCGGCGGAGTCCCCGGACCCGGTGCCGGTCGCGTAA
- a CDS encoding ABC transporter ATP-binding protein, producing MTLLRLDGVSVRLGARDVVDAVDLEVAEHEIVCVLGPSGSGKSTLLRVVAGLQPVSAGRVLLDGADQAAVPVHRRGVGLMFQDHQLFPHRDVAGNVGFGLRMRGSSRDACTGRVEELLDLVGLPGAGRRAVASLSGGEQQRVALARALAPSPRLLMLDEPLGQLDRGLRERLVVELQGLFSRLGTTVLAVTHDQGEAFALADRVVVMRDGRIAQVGTPLEVWERPASEFVARFLGFENVVPATVSGGAAATPWGKVPVPDGSQEGERLLLIRAAGVTPAAEGLPCVVESRTFRGTHVGLLLRPESGPPLEAECGPVGAPVVGDRIAVTFTPGEVVVLPAQD from the coding sequence ATGACGCTGCTTCGGCTGGACGGGGTGTCGGTCCGCCTCGGCGCGCGGGACGTCGTGGACGCCGTGGACCTGGAGGTCGCCGAGCACGAGATCGTCTGTGTGCTGGGGCCGAGCGGCAGCGGGAAGTCCACGCTGCTGCGGGTGGTCGCCGGGCTCCAGCCGGTCTCGGCCGGACGCGTGCTCCTGGACGGCGCGGACCAGGCCGCGGTGCCGGTGCACCGGCGCGGGGTGGGCCTGATGTTCCAGGACCACCAACTGTTCCCGCACCGCGACGTCGCCGGCAACGTCGGCTTCGGGCTGCGGATGCGGGGTTCCTCGCGCGACGCCTGCACGGGCCGGGTCGAGGAACTGCTGGACCTGGTCGGGCTCCCCGGAGCCGGGCGCCGCGCCGTCGCGTCGCTGTCGGGCGGCGAACAGCAGCGGGTCGCGCTGGCGCGGGCGCTCGCCCCGTCCCCGCGCCTGCTGATGCTCGACGAACCGCTGGGCCAGTTGGACCGGGGACTGCGCGAGCGACTGGTGGTGGAACTCCAGGGGTTGTTCTCCCGGCTGGGCACGACCGTCCTGGCGGTCACCCACGACCAGGGGGAGGCCTTCGCGCTGGCCGACCGGGTCGTGGTGATGCGGGACGGGCGGATCGCGCAGGTGGGGACCCCGCTGGAGGTGTGGGAGCGGCCGGCCTCGGAGTTCGTGGCACGGTTCTTGGGCTTCGAGAACGTGGTCCCGGCGACGGTGTCGGGCGGCGCCGCGGCCACCCCCTGGGGGAAGGTCCCGGTGCCGGACGGCTCGCAGGAGGGGGAGCGCCTGCTCCTGATCCGGGCCGCCGGGGTGACGCCGGCGGCCGAGGGGCTGCCGTGCGTCGTGGAGTCGCGGACCTTCCGGGGGACCCACGTGGGACTGCTGTTGCGACCCGAGTCGGGTCCGCCGCTGGAGGCCGAGTGCGGGCCGGTCGGGGCACCGGTCGTGGGGGACCGCATCGCGGTGACGTTCACCCCCGGCGAGGTCGTCGTCCTGCCCGCGCAGGACTGA
- a CDS encoding ABC transporter permease, which produces MAIPLVFFGLFFAYPVAAIVGRGLKTDDGWQFGRIGEVLARPDIADVLWFTTWQALASTALTLLIALPGSYVFARFEFPGKQLLRAVVTVPFVLPTVVVGTAFLALVGRNGLLDETWGVRLDTTVWAILLAHVFFNYAVVVRTVGGLWAQLDPRQEEAARVLGAGRFAAWRRVTLPALGPAVAAASLMVFLFTFTSFGVVQILGGPSYATLEVEVYRQTAQLLDLSTAAVLTMIQFAAVGLILCVHAWTVRKRETALRLVDPARTAHRPKGVAQRALLGGVLLTVALLIVLPLGVLVERSFDAPGGYGLDFYRALADVGAGGGTFLVPPLEAIGNSLRYALAATAIALLIGGLAAAALTRRAGRFVRGFDALLMLPLGVSAVTVGFGFLITLDEPPLDLRTSWILVPLAQALVGVPFVVRTMLPVLRAVDGRLREAAGVLGASPLRAWREVDLPLVRRALLIAAGFAFAVSLGEFGATVFIARADSPTLPVAVARLLGRAGELNYGQAMALSTILMLVCAVSLLVLERLRPDKTSGEF; this is translated from the coding sequence CCGACGACGGGTGGCAGTTCGGCCGGATCGGCGAGGTACTGGCCCGGCCCGACATCGCCGACGTGCTGTGGTTCACCACCTGGCAGGCGCTCGCGTCGACGGCGCTCACGCTCCTGATCGCGCTCCCCGGCTCGTACGTCTTCGCGCGCTTCGAGTTCCCGGGCAAGCAACTGCTGCGGGCGGTGGTCACGGTTCCGTTCGTGCTGCCGACCGTGGTGGTCGGCACGGCGTTCCTCGCGCTGGTCGGGCGCAACGGACTGCTGGACGAGACGTGGGGCGTTCGCCTCGACACCACCGTCTGGGCGATCCTGTTGGCCCACGTCTTCTTCAACTACGCCGTCGTCGTACGGACGGTGGGCGGACTCTGGGCGCAGCTCGACCCGCGGCAGGAAGAGGCCGCCCGGGTGCTGGGCGCCGGCCGGTTCGCGGCCTGGCGGCGGGTGACGCTGCCCGCGCTCGGGCCGGCCGTGGCCGCCGCCTCGCTGATGGTCTTCCTGTTCACGTTCACCTCCTTCGGTGTCGTGCAGATCCTGGGCGGGCCGTCCTACGCCACCCTGGAGGTGGAGGTCTACCGGCAGACCGCGCAGTTGCTCGACCTGTCGACGGCTGCCGTGCTGACGATGATCCAGTTCGCCGCCGTCGGGCTGATCCTGTGCGTGCACGCCTGGACCGTGCGCAAGCGGGAGACGGCGCTGCGGCTCGTGGATCCGGCCCGGACCGCGCACCGGCCCAAGGGCGTGGCGCAGCGCGCCCTGTTGGGCGGGGTGCTGCTGACCGTGGCGCTGCTGATCGTGCTGCCGCTGGGCGTCCTGGTGGAACGGTCCTTCGACGCCCCCGGCGGGTACGGCCTCGACTTCTACCGGGCGTTGGCGGACGTGGGCGCGGGGGGCGGGACGTTCCTGGTCCCGCCGCTGGAGGCCATCGGGAACTCCCTGCGGTACGCGCTGGCGGCCACCGCCATCGCCCTGCTCATCGGGGGACTCGCGGCCGCGGCGCTGACCCGGCGGGCGGGTCGGTTCGTACGGGGCTTCGACGCGTTGCTGATGCTGCCGCTCGGCGTGTCCGCCGTGACGGTCGGCTTCGGATTCCTGATCACCCTGGACGAGCCCCCGCTCGACCTGCGCACCTCGTGGATCCTGGTGCCTCTGGCGCAGGCCCTGGTCGGAGTGCCGTTCGTGGTGCGGACGATGCTGCCCGTGCTGCGCGCCGTCGACGGCCGGTTGCGGGAGGCGGCCGGCGTGCTCGGTGCCTCGCCGCTGCGGGCCTGGCGGGAAGTGGACCTGCCGCTGGTACGGCGGGCCCTGCTGATCGCGGCCGGTTTCGCCTTCGCCGTGTCGCTCGGCGAGTTCGGGGCGACCGTCTTCATCGCCCGGGCCGACAGCCCCACGCTGCCGGTGGCCGTGGCGCGGCTGCTGGGGCGGGCCGGAGAACTGAACTACGGGCAGGCGATGGCCCTGAGCACGATTCTGATGCTGGTGTGCGCGGTGTCCCTGCTGGTGCTGGAGCGGCTGCGACCCGACAAGACCTCGGGAGAGTTCTGA